One part of the Arachidicoccus terrestris genome encodes these proteins:
- a CDS encoding acyltransferase family protein, which produces MKEKGKIKSIIAIRGVAVALVMLNHFFSERALDIKSDGLASATLPLGHIGVTLFFIVSGFVLPYSMYKSEYEIKNFPRYLYRRAVRIEPPYIASIFLVLLCMYTKHLIGQTVNYSGGLIGFFSQFLYLNDILGLPWLNIVYWTLALEFQFYLLIGLLFPLLNRYNSFKLLIALVLMVFLKFLSTQHSCVCKLPFK; this is translated from the coding sequence ATGAAAGAGAAGGGGAAAATCAAATCTATAATAGCCATCAGAGGAGTTGCGGTAGCATTGGTTATGCTTAATCATTTTTTTAGTGAAAGGGCTTTAGATATCAAATCTGATGGACTGGCAAGCGCAACCTTACCTTTAGGACATATTGGAGTGACTTTGTTTTTTATAGTGTCTGGTTTTGTTTTGCCTTATTCTATGTATAAATCAGAATATGAGATTAAAAATTTCCCACGATATCTATATCGACGAGCCGTCAGAATCGAGCCACCATATATTGCATCTATTTTTCTTGTCTTGCTTTGTATGTATACCAAACACTTAATTGGACAAACGGTAAATTATTCTGGAGGATTAATAGGTTTTTTTTCACAGTTTCTCTATCTCAATGACATATTAGGGCTACCTTGGTTGAACATTGTATATTGGACATTAGCATTGGAATTTCAGTTTTATCTACTTATTGGGTTGCTGTTTCCATTGTTAAACAGGTATAATTCGTTTAAATTGTTGATTGCCCTTGTACTAATGGTTTTTTTAAAATTTTTAAGCACTCAACATAGTTGTGTGTGTAAGCTCCCCTTTAAATAG
- a CDS encoding polysaccharide biosynthesis protein — translation MRYFIVKMIVRLKNKKERFFHLLILFFVYGFVKSIVYFAPLFLNNTLSNVHEFGRFEYSLNLGQTLSTVIALGLPYAYAYFVFKEKEADLDVIFHNIYLGIVVILVALGFLFPDIFESLSFNAVLIGVALSNQLFIATYYKLKGRNLLAIIIDCGIYIVLLIFTFLIFRKYVEYKLSLWSYCILGYTILMVVRFHLHNIGKFKSIQKYDWIRVLKYGFLIVITLFLTSLLTTSTRIYIEYFIDFNSVGIYSLFIRVASAIIIFHRVVVIILYRKIYGDKHANLDDYFATLIILALGAGFLLYITIPALAPYIIPTFSNAYLHSGNLFFWTILQAVCWTSVALLELIIYRENILYKYIPLLLSILVAMLLALFVYHHFLGISGSEIVKINVLAVLLIALCQILLIKSHSFYYRKTLRAHIILTLVCLFALFF, via the coding sequence ATGCGATATTTCATAGTAAAAATGATTGTTCGTTTAAAGAACAAAAAAGAAAGATTTTTTCATCTTTTAATTCTTTTCTTTGTATACGGATTTGTAAAATCGATCGTTTATTTTGCTCCGCTGTTTTTAAACAATACATTGTCAAATGTCCATGAATTTGGAAGATTCGAATATTCATTGAATCTAGGCCAGACACTCTCAACTGTTATAGCTCTGGGTTTACCATATGCATACGCATATTTCGTATTTAAAGAAAAGGAGGCGGATCTCGATGTTATTTTTCATAATATTTATTTAGGTATCGTAGTAATTTTAGTTGCCCTGGGATTTCTATTTCCTGATATATTCGAAAGTCTTTCTTTTAATGCCGTCTTAATAGGAGTTGCCTTATCTAATCAACTTTTTATAGCAACTTACTATAAGCTCAAAGGGCGAAACTTACTGGCGATAATTATAGATTGCGGTATTTACATTGTGCTGTTGATCTTCACTTTTCTGATTTTTAGAAAATATGTCGAATATAAACTTTCCCTATGGTCCTACTGTATTCTCGGGTACACAATTTTGATGGTGGTACGTTTTCATTTACACAATATTGGTAAGTTTAAGTCTATTCAAAAGTATGATTGGATACGAGTATTAAAATACGGTTTTTTAATTGTTATTACCTTGTTTTTAACTTCTTTACTAACAACCAGTACACGAATTTATATTGAATATTTTATCGATTTTAACTCAGTTGGTATTTATTCGTTATTTATTAGAGTCGCTTCTGCCATTATAATTTTTCACCGGGTTGTAGTAATAATTTTATATAGAAAAATATACGGTGACAAGCATGCGAACCTAGATGATTATTTTGCCACACTTATTATACTGGCATTAGGAGCTGGTTTTTTATTATATATAACTATCCCAGCTCTTGCACCATATATTATACCTACCTTTTCAAATGCCTATTTGCACTCAGGTAACCTATTTTTTTGGACAATACTACAAGCTGTATGCTGGACATCGGTGGCTTTATTGGAACTGATAATCTATAGGGAAAATATACTATATAAGTATATTCCTTTACTTTTATCCATACTTGTAGCCATGCTATTGGCGTTGTTTGTTTATCATCATTTTTTGGGAATTTCTGGAAGCGAAATTGTCAAGATCAATGTGCTGGCAGTACTTCTTATTGCCTTGTGTCAAATTTTATTAATAAAATCTCATTCGTTTTATTATAGAAAAACATTGAGGGCCCATATAATTTTGACGCTTGTGTGTTTATTTGCTCTCTTTTTCTAA
- a CDS encoding glycosyltransferase family 4 protein, with protein MHPKKILHVVSTADFIDHFLYDNIIYCNKGNFVVTVACTPDELLFDLAKSGGFSVASVRINRSYTPWADLVAVRKLRKLIRKNKFDIVIGHTPKGSLLAMIAAKLEKVRVRIYYRHGILYQTASGFKMSILKELERLTARCATGVINVSKSVENFAIKNRLNAYEKNIFLGTHGSCGAFDPHSFCKKSISPLKIRELKNLFSINSKDIVIGYFGRMVNDKGINELIVAWEEVTNKFNNVKLLLAGEFEERDGLPQKTRDKIKTDSTIIFLDYYKEIKVLYALLDIFILPSYREGLPTVALEASAMEIPVITTRATGCIDAIINNVTGLFCTHNSQNIAKKITFYIEQPEVRKIHGQNGRNFVLTHFDQRVIWEEFVKKVLNI; from the coding sequence ATGCACCCTAAAAAGATACTACATGTAGTTTCAACTGCTGATTTTATTGACCATTTCCTTTATGATAATATAATCTATTGTAATAAGGGTAACTTCGTTGTTACCGTCGCCTGTACGCCAGATGAATTGTTGTTTGATTTGGCCAAATCAGGTGGTTTTAGTGTTGCGAGTGTAAGAATTAATAGGTCGTATACTCCTTGGGCGGATTTAGTTGCTGTTAGGAAACTTAGAAAGTTAATTAGGAAAAATAAATTTGATATAGTTATAGGACATACCCCAAAAGGTTCGTTACTTGCAATGATTGCGGCAAAGTTAGAAAAGGTTAGAGTAAGGATTTACTATCGGCATGGAATCTTATACCAAACAGCTTCAGGTTTTAAAATGAGTATTTTAAAGGAGCTTGAGAGGTTAACAGCTAGATGTGCTACCGGTGTAATTAATGTGAGCAAGTCCGTCGAGAATTTTGCGATCAAAAATCGCCTAAATGCTTATGAAAAGAATATATTTCTTGGTACCCATGGCTCTTGTGGAGCATTTGACCCCCATAGTTTTTGTAAGAAGAGTATCTCACCTCTAAAAATCAGGGAGCTTAAGAATCTCTTCTCAATTAATTCAAAAGATATTGTGATTGGCTATTTTGGCAGAATGGTAAATGATAAAGGTATTAATGAATTGATTGTGGCTTGGGAGGAGGTGACAAATAAATTTAATAACGTAAAATTGTTGTTGGCTGGTGAATTTGAAGAGCGAGATGGTCTTCCACAAAAGACTAGAGATAAAATAAAAACTGATTCTACGATAATATTTCTTGACTATTATAAAGAAATAAAGGTTCTTTATGCACTTTTGGATATTTTTATATTGCCTTCATACAGGGAGGGCTTGCCAACTGTTGCCTTAGAGGCTTCAGCAATGGAGATTCCAGTTATAACAACAAGGGCCACAGGATGTATAGATGCTATAATTAATAACGTGACAGGCTTATTTTGCACCCATAATTCGCAAAATATTGCAAAAAAAATCACGTTTTATATTGAACAACCTGAGGTCAGAAAAATCCATGGGCAAAATGGTCGAAATTTTGTCTTAACACACTTTGATCAACGTGTTATTTGGGAAGAATTTGTGAAAAAGGTATTAAATATATAG
- a CDS encoding glycosyltransferase family 4 protein: MKKILYLTFYFEPDLSAGSFRNTSLVKEIANQSIGDVEIDVFTTLPNRYSSFQAAAKLEEHINNLSIYRIRIPKHQNGMKDQIYSFKRYFTDVQSKIKGKSYDLVVASSSRLFTAYLGYKIAVKNKLPLYLDIRDIFIDTMEDVLKNPFIKIGTIPLLRIIENKVFSYATHINLISGGFKDYFKKFKGPVFSTYSNGIDDLFLDLPRTNEVDIPNRTKVITYAGNIGEGQGLHKIIPQAAKKLGNDFLFQIIGDGGAKYKLVDKVEELGVKNVDLRNPVNRQQLIEIYNNSDFLFIHLNDYEAFKKVLPSKVFELGAYDKPLIAGVAGFANRFIEENISNKILFLPGQVDEMVNQLKAYEYKNQYREEFINKYKRSTINTKLAQSILSYIK; this comes from the coding sequence ATGAAAAAGATATTATATCTGACATTTTATTTTGAACCAGATCTTTCTGCTGGGTCTTTTAGAAATACATCCCTCGTCAAAGAGATTGCTAATCAATCAATTGGGGATGTTGAAATAGATGTTTTTACAACATTACCTAATCGGTATAGTTCTTTCCAAGCAGCAGCTAAACTCGAAGAGCACATAAATAATTTATCGATTTACCGTATTCGAATTCCCAAACATCAGAACGGTATGAAAGATCAAATATATTCATTTAAGCGCTATTTTACAGATGTTCAAAGTAAGATTAAGGGAAAAAGTTATGATTTGGTCGTCGCATCTTCTTCAAGATTATTTACCGCGTACCTGGGATATAAAATAGCGGTTAAAAACAAATTGCCTTTATATTTGGATATCAGGGATATATTCATTGATACGATGGAAGATGTTCTAAAAAATCCATTTATAAAAATCGGAACTATTCCTCTTTTGAGAATTATCGAAAATAAGGTCTTTTCTTACGCAACTCATATAAATTTAATATCCGGAGGCTTCAAAGATTATTTCAAAAAGTTTAAAGGGCCAGTATTCTCGACATATTCTAATGGTATTGATGATCTTTTTTTAGATTTACCTCGCACAAATGAAGTTGACATTCCCAATAGGACTAAAGTTATTACTTACGCGGGGAATATAGGAGAAGGACAAGGATTACACAAAATTATTCCACAAGCAGCAAAGAAGCTTGGAAACGATTTTTTGTTTCAAATAATTGGCGATGGAGGGGCTAAATATAAATTAGTAGACAAAGTTGAGGAGCTGGGCGTTAAAAATGTTGACTTGAGAAACCCAGTAAATCGACAACAATTAATAGAAATATATAATAATTCCGACTTTTTATTTATCCATCTCAATGATTATGAGGCATTTAAAAAGGTATTGCCTTCTAAGGTGTTTGAATTAGGGGCGTATGATAAGCCTCTAATTGCTGGGGTTGCAGGCTTTGCAAATAGGTTTATAGAGGAAAATATTTCCAATAAAATTTTATTTCTCCCAGGGCAAGTAGATGAAATGGTGAATCAATTAAAGGCATACGAGTATAAAAATCAATATAGAGAGGAATTTATTAATAAGTATAAAAGAAGTACAATCAATACAAAGTTGGCGCAATCAATTCTTTCTTATATAAAATGA
- the wecB gene encoding non-hydrolyzing UDP-N-acetylglucosamine 2-epimerase, with the protein MRVTLVAGARPNFMKIAPIVHAITKFSNSGHNISFRLVHTGQHYDKIMSDVFFEQLGIPKPNSNLNAGSGSQAEQTAAIMIRFEKELIENPTDLVVVVGDVTSTMACAIVAQKLHVKVAHVEAGIRSGDWSMPEEINRLVTDSITNYYFTTSMLANSNLLKAGVDQKNIFFVGNTMIDTLLKQMPFFKKPKVWSELRLCQKQYLVITLHRPANVDSEGQLKKLLSTIVSSSNDIPLIFPVHPRTAKKIALTGIFADNLHMIAPLSYLEFNYLVRNSKAIITDSGGITEEATVMGIPCMTLRDSTERPETCTIGTNELLGTDPTSIPPAFEVLFAGKWKKGSIPEKWDGKAAERIVESLLSL; encoded by the coding sequence ATGAGAGTAACATTGGTAGCAGGTGCAAGACCCAATTTTATGAAAATTGCTCCGATAGTCCATGCAATAACTAAATTTAGTAATTCTGGACATAATATTTCATTTAGATTAGTTCATACCGGCCAACACTATGATAAGATAATGAGTGATGTCTTTTTTGAGCAATTAGGAATACCAAAGCCTAATTCTAATTTAAATGCTGGGAGTGGCAGCCAAGCGGAGCAGACAGCAGCAATAATGATTCGCTTCGAAAAAGAATTAATTGAGAATCCGACCGATCTGGTAGTTGTAGTGGGAGATGTAACATCAACTATGGCCTGCGCTATAGTAGCACAGAAATTGCATGTTAAAGTTGCACATGTAGAAGCGGGAATTAGGTCGGGTGACTGGTCCATGCCTGAGGAAATTAATAGATTAGTAACAGATAGTATTACGAATTATTATTTCACGACGTCAATGTTGGCTAATTCTAATTTATTAAAGGCGGGAGTTGATCAAAAAAATATTTTCTTTGTTGGAAATACGATGATTGATACGCTTCTTAAACAAATGCCATTTTTCAAAAAACCAAAAGTTTGGAGTGAACTCCGTTTATGTCAAAAACAGTATTTAGTTATTACTTTACATAGGCCTGCGAATGTTGATTCAGAAGGCCAATTAAAGAAACTCCTAAGTACTATAGTCTCATCTTCAAACGATATTCCTTTAATTTTTCCAGTTCACCCTAGAACTGCAAAAAAAATTGCCTTGACTGGGATTTTTGCAGATAATTTACACATGATTGCGCCATTGAGTTATTTAGAATTTAATTATTTAGTTCGGAATTCGAAAGCAATCATAACGGACTCTGGGGGAATTACTGAGGAAGCAACTGTAATGGGAATTCCTTGTATGACGCTAAGAGACAGTACGGAGAGACCTGAAACATGTACAATTGGTACTAATGAGTTGTTAGGTACGGACCCAACATCTATTCCTCCAGCATTTGAGGTTCTGTTTGCTGGAAAGTGGAAGAAAGGTAGCATTCCCGAAAAATGGGATGGGAAAGCAGCGGAAAGGATAGTCGAATCACTCTTAAGTTTATAA
- a CDS encoding nucleotidyltransferase family protein yields MVNKRSLEYISISENATMLETIKKMDAVVRKLLIVLSDEGKFIGLVSIGDIQRAIIKEFEMGDPISSILRKDFMIARSYHNIDEIKEMMLGKRAEFIPVVDDNGVVKHIWFWEDFFEKRSHFSNELEDVAVVIMAGGKGTRLKPITNIIPKPLIPIGEKPIIEIIIEKFYAYGARSFNLSVNYKALMIKQYFEEDCKRSYNLNYVFEDEPLGTAGSLKLLKETINGTFIVSNCDIIIDDDYAEILNYHKESRNLLTAVAAIKSYSIPYGIMNIGENGLLESLEEKPEYSYLINAGMYILEPSLLEIIPSKQFFHITDLIDLIQTKGGRVGVYPVSSGSWMDIGEWKEYQSTLERFGERIVIK; encoded by the coding sequence ATGGTAAATAAAAGAAGTTTAGAATACATTTCGATTTCTGAAAATGCAACCATGCTTGAGACTATTAAGAAAATGGATGCTGTAGTTAGGAAATTACTTATTGTTTTAAGCGATGAAGGAAAGTTCATTGGATTGGTAAGTATCGGAGACATCCAGAGAGCAATTATTAAAGAATTTGAAATGGGTGACCCCATTTCAAGTATACTTCGCAAGGATTTTATGATTGCTCGATCTTATCACAATATTGACGAAATAAAAGAGATGATGCTTGGAAAGAGAGCAGAGTTTATTCCAGTAGTTGACGACAATGGAGTTGTAAAGCATATCTGGTTTTGGGAAGATTTTTTTGAGAAAAGAAGCCATTTTTCGAATGAGTTAGAGGATGTAGCTGTTGTTATTATGGCTGGTGGTAAAGGAACTCGCCTGAAGCCTATAACAAATATTATTCCAAAACCATTAATTCCAATTGGTGAGAAGCCAATAATTGAAATTATAATCGAGAAATTTTATGCTTACGGTGCCAGGTCTTTTAATTTATCAGTGAATTACAAAGCATTGATGATAAAGCAATATTTTGAAGAAGACTGTAAGAGGAGCTATAATTTAAATTATGTCTTTGAAGATGAACCATTGGGGACTGCAGGAAGTCTTAAGTTACTAAAAGAAACAATAAACGGTACGTTTATTGTTTCTAATTGCGACATTATCATAGATGACGATTATGCTGAGATTTTAAATTATCATAAAGAAAGCAGGAATCTTTTAACAGCAGTTGCTGCGATTAAATCTTATTCTATACCATATGGAATAATGAATATAGGTGAAAATGGATTACTTGAGTCTCTTGAGGAAAAACCAGAATATAGTTATCTAATAAATGCGGGAATGTATATTCTAGAACCGAGCCTGCTTGAAATAATTCCGTCGAAGCAATTTTTTCACATTACTGATTTAATTGATTTAATTCAGACAAAAGGAGGTAGAGTAGGAGTCTACCCCGTAAGTAGTGGTTCATGGATGGATATTGGCGAATGGAAAGAATATCAATCAACCCTTGAAAGGTTTGGGGAGCGTATAGTGATTAAGTAA